One Bosea sp. 685 DNA segment encodes these proteins:
- the topA gene encoding type I DNA topoisomerase, with protein MKLLVVESPAKAKTINKYLGSDYEVIASFGHIRDLPAKDGSVEPEQDFAMKWEIEGRGAKQVAEIVKALKGADKLILATDPDREGEAISWHVLEALNAKRALKGIPVERVTFNAVTKDAVEKALANPRQVDQALVDAYLARRALDYLVGFTLSPVLWRKLPGARSAGRVQSVALRIVCDREREIEAFRAREYWSLVATLATSAGGVFDARLVGADGKKITRLDIGTGDEARAFKAALETAAFNVANVEAKPVKRHPYPPFQTSTLQQEASRKLGLAPARTMQLAQRLYEGVDIGGETVGLITYMRTDGVDMDGSAITAARRVIGKEFGDAYVPGVPRKYTVKAKNAQEAHEAIRPTDLGRLPAMVARHLEPEQARLYELIWKRTIASQMESASLERTTVDIAAKVSARNLELRATGQVVLFDGFLTLYQESRDDEEDEDSKKLPAMKDGEPLEKRAIAADQHFTEPPPRYSEASLVKRMEELGIGRPSTYAATLSTLRDREYVRIDKKRLVPEDKGMLVTAFLESFFKRYVEFDFTANLEEQLDRVSNAEIDWKVLLREFWEEFTKSIGETKDLRVTEVLEALNGVLGAHVFPAREDGGDPRSCQVCGTGTLSLKLGKFGAFVGCSNYPECRYTRPLTVSAADGEATTEGGQGAPGVRILGKDPVTEVDVTLRDGRFGPYIQLGEGEKPKRSSLPKGMSAASVTLEKALALLALPREVAKHPESGEPILVGIGRYGPYVQHGKTYANIDKDDDILELGGNRAIDLIVAKESGGGGSRFGRGAAVPGRDLGEHPGGGKLVVRAGKYGPYVNWGKVNATLPKTMTQEAITLEQAVELVNAKAEASGVKGGGKPKAAAKAKAPAKAAVKSAAKPKATAKAKAPAKAAAKPKAAAKA; from the coding sequence ATGAAGCTCCTCGTCGTCGAGTCGCCGGCCAAGGCCAAGACGATCAACAAATATCTCGGCTCGGATTACGAGGTCATCGCCTCGTTCGGGCATATCCGCGACCTGCCCGCCAAGGACGGCTCCGTCGAGCCTGAGCAGGACTTCGCGATGAAGTGGGAGATTGAGGGGCGCGGCGCCAAGCAGGTCGCCGAGATCGTCAAGGCGCTGAAAGGCGCCGACAAGCTGATCCTCGCAACCGACCCGGACCGCGAGGGCGAGGCCATCTCCTGGCACGTGCTGGAAGCGCTGAACGCCAAGCGGGCGCTCAAGGGCATTCCCGTCGAGCGCGTCACCTTTAACGCCGTGACCAAGGACGCCGTGGAGAAGGCGCTGGCCAATCCGCGCCAGGTCGACCAGGCGCTGGTCGACGCCTATCTGGCGCGCCGGGCGCTCGACTATCTCGTCGGCTTCACCCTCTCCCCAGTGCTCTGGCGCAAATTGCCCGGCGCGCGCTCGGCCGGCCGCGTCCAGTCGGTGGCGCTGCGCATCGTCTGCGACCGCGAGCGCGAGATCGAGGCCTTCCGGGCCCGCGAATACTGGTCGCTGGTGGCCACGCTCGCCACCAGCGCAGGCGGCGTCTTCGACGCGCGGCTCGTCGGAGCCGACGGCAAGAAGATCACCCGGCTCGACATCGGCACCGGCGACGAGGCGCGCGCCTTCAAGGCGGCGCTGGAGACCGCCGCCTTCAACGTGGCGAATGTCGAGGCCAAGCCCGTCAAGCGCCACCCCTATCCGCCCTTCCAGACCTCGACCTTGCAGCAGGAGGCCTCGCGCAAGCTGGGCCTCGCCCCGGCGCGGACGATGCAACTGGCGCAGCGGCTCTATGAGGGCGTCGACATCGGCGGCGAGACGGTCGGCCTCATCACCTATATGCGAACCGACGGCGTCGACATGGACGGCTCGGCCATCACCGCCGCCCGACGCGTCATCGGCAAGGAGTTCGGCGACGCCTATGTTCCCGGCGTTCCGCGCAAATACACGGTCAAGGCCAAGAACGCGCAGGAGGCCCATGAGGCGATCCGGCCGACCGATCTCGGCCGCCTGCCCGCAATGGTGGCGCGCCATCTCGAACCCGAGCAGGCGCGGCTCTACGAGCTGATCTGGAAGCGCACCATCGCCAGCCAGATGGAATCGGCCTCACTCGAACGCACCACGGTCGACATTGCCGCCAAGGTCAGCGCGCGCAATCTGGAACTGCGCGCCACCGGCCAGGTCGTGCTCTTCGACGGCTTCCTGACGCTCTATCAGGAGAGCCGTGACGACGAGGAGGACGAGGACTCAAAGAAGCTGCCTGCGATGAAGGATGGCGAGCCGCTCGAGAAGCGCGCCATCGCGGCCGACCAGCACTTCACGGAGCCGCCGCCGCGCTATTCGGAGGCCAGCCTCGTCAAACGCATGGAAGAGCTCGGCATCGGCCGGCCTTCGACCTATGCCGCGACGCTGTCGACCCTGCGCGACCGCGAATATGTCCGCATCGATAAGAAGCGCCTCGTCCCCGAGGACAAGGGCATGCTGGTGACGGCGTTCCTGGAGAGCTTCTTCAAGCGCTATGTCGAGTTCGACTTCACGGCGAATCTCGAGGAACAGCTCGACCGGGTCTCCAACGCCGAGATCGACTGGAAGGTGCTGCTGCGCGAATTCTGGGAAGAATTCACCAAATCGATCGGCGAAACCAAGGATCTGCGCGTCACCGAGGTGCTGGAGGCACTGAACGGCGTGCTCGGCGCCCATGTTTTCCCGGCGCGCGAGGATGGCGGCGATCCGCGCTCCTGCCAGGTTTGCGGCACCGGTACGCTCTCGCTCAAGCTCGGCAAGTTCGGCGCCTTCGTCGGCTGTTCGAACTATCCGGAATGCCGCTACACCCGGCCGCTGACCGTCTCCGCGGCCGATGGCGAAGCCACGACTGAGGGCGGCCAGGGCGCGCCGGGCGTGCGCATCCTCGGCAAGGATCCGGTCACGGAGGTCGATGTCACGCTGCGGGACGGCCGCTTCGGGCCCTATATCCAGCTCGGCGAGGGTGAGAAGCCCAAGCGCTCCAGCCTGCCCAAAGGCATGAGCGCTGCCAGCGTGACGCTGGAGAAGGCCCTGGCGCTGCTGGCGCTGCCAAGGGAGGTCGCGAAGCATCCCGAGAGCGGCGAGCCAATCCTCGTCGGCATCGGCCGCTACGGGCCTTACGTCCAGCATGGCAAGACCTACGCCAATATCGACAAGGATGACGACATCCTCGAGCTCGGCGGCAACCGCGCCATCGACCTGATCGTCGCCAAGGAGAGCGGCGGCGGTGGCAGCCGTTTCGGGCGTGGCGCAGCCGTGCCGGGGCGCGACCTCGGTGAGCATCCGGGCGGCGGCAAGCTCGTCGTCCGCGCCGGCAAATACGGCCCTTACGTCAACTGGGGCAAGGTCAACGCGACCCTACCCAAGACAATGACGCAGGAGGCGATCACGCTCGAACAGGCGGTCGAACTCGTCAACGCCAAGGCCGAGGCCAGCGGCGTCAAGGGTGGCGGGAAGCCCAAAGCTGCGGCGAAGGCGAAGGCTCCGGCCAAGGCTGCCGTGAAATCCGCAGCCAAGCCGAAAGCCACTGCAAAGGCAAAGGCGCCAGCCAAGGCAGCGGCTAAACCGAAAGCCGCCGCGAAGGCCTGA
- a CDS encoding DUF2778 domain-containing protein: MSEILKTPAAPRLVSGAPLPIARPSELKPPETREPPAIVLRQPARRPKVAAAPAQAPDNRSFFEKFFGVPPQPAGPALAYAAPEDDVVDRSRGRRLSPGTAPMIGSVQATAIYDISARTVYMPNGDRLEAHSGLGDKLDDPRFAHVRMQGVTPPHTYDLTEREALFHGVRALRLNPVGGSGAIHGRAGLLTHTYLLGPNGDSNGCVSFKDYDKFLHAYLRGEVKRLVVVASR; this comes from the coding sequence GTGTCGGAAATTCTCAAGACCCCTGCAGCGCCCAGGCTCGTGTCCGGCGCACCGCTGCCGATCGCACGGCCCTCGGAGCTCAAGCCCCCGGAGACCCGCGAGCCGCCGGCCATCGTGCTGCGTCAGCCGGCGCGCCGGCCCAAGGTCGCGGCCGCGCCTGCGCAGGCACCGGACAATCGTTCGTTCTTCGAAAAATTCTTCGGCGTGCCGCCGCAGCCGGCCGGGCCCGCTCTCGCCTACGCAGCGCCCGAGGATGATGTCGTCGACCGTTCACGCGGACGCCGGCTCAGCCCCGGCACGGCGCCGATGATCGGCTCAGTGCAGGCGACGGCGATCTACGACATCAGCGCGCGCACGGTCTACATGCCCAATGGCGATCGTTTGGAGGCGCATTCAGGCCTCGGCGACAAGCTGGACGACCCCCGTTTCGCCCATGTCCGGATGCAGGGCGTCACGCCGCCGCATACCTATGATCTGACCGAGCGCGAGGCGCTGTTCCATGGCGTGCGGGCGCTGCGCCTCAATCCCGTTGGCGGCAGCGGTGCGATCCATGGCCGCGCCGGCCTCCTGACCCACACCTATCTGCTCGGCCCCAACGGCGATTCGAATGGCTGCGTGTCGTTCAAGGACTACGACAAGTTCCTGCACGCCTATCTGCGCGGCGAGGTTAAGCGACTGGTCGTCGTGGCGAGCCGGTAG
- a CDS encoding SDR family oxidoreductase, which translates to MALAGRHALVTGGGRGIGRAIAAALKHEGARVSIIGRDAKVLQEAVEAGDADAFMSCDIRDEAATATATAALAQTQPFDIVIANAGAVETGPFARSDAERFRRMNEINLIGTVNAFHAVLPGMLERRDGRLIAIASTAGHRGYAYVSAYAAAKHAVIGLVRSLALETARAGVTVNAICPGYTDTDMVAGGISAITAKTGLTDEQALAQLVKDNPQGRLIAPQEIAAAVLYLCGPASQSITGQSILINGGEF; encoded by the coding sequence ATGGCTCTGGCAGGACGGCATGCACTGGTGACAGGCGGCGGACGCGGCATCGGCCGTGCCATCGCAGCCGCGCTGAAACACGAGGGCGCGCGCGTCAGCATCATCGGGCGCGATGCGAAGGTTCTGCAAGAGGCGGTCGAGGCCGGCGACGCCGACGCGTTCATGTCCTGCGATATCCGCGACGAGGCAGCGACAGCCACCGCTACTGCCGCCTTGGCGCAAACCCAGCCCTTCGACATCGTCATCGCCAATGCCGGCGCGGTCGAGACCGGTCCGTTCGCGCGCAGCGATGCCGAGCGCTTCCGGCGCATGAACGAAATCAACCTGATCGGAACGGTCAACGCCTTCCACGCGGTGCTGCCCGGCATGCTGGAGCGCCGCGATGGCCGCTTGATCGCGATAGCCTCGACCGCCGGGCATCGTGGCTACGCTTATGTGTCCGCCTATGCCGCCGCCAAGCATGCCGTGATCGGCCTGGTGCGCTCGCTCGCGCTGGAAACGGCGCGCGCCGGCGTCACGGTCAACGCGATCTGCCCCGGCTACACCGATACCGACATGGTCGCAGGCGGCATCAGCGCGATCACCGCCAAGACCGGCCTCACGGATGAGCAGGCGCTGGCGCAATTGGTGAAGGATAATCCGCAGGGGCGTTTGATCGCGCCGCAGGAGATTGCCGCCGCCGTGCTCTATCTCTGCGGGCCGGCCAGCCAATCCATCACCGGACAATCGATCCTGATCAATGGCGGGGAGTTCTAG
- a CDS encoding bifunctional salicylyl-CoA 5-hydroxylase/oxidoreductase, whose protein sequence is MRIAVVGGGPAGLYFALLMKRDWPQLEVTVFERNQPDDTFGFGVVFSDQTLDTFKAADATSYAAIRDNFAYWDDVEIHFKESVHRVSGNGFCGCSRRSLLMLVQARARELGVELRFGEEAADIEALKRDYDLVVAADGINSRIREGWRERFQPETDLRPNIFTWMGSTRPFDAFNFFFKETEFGLFIAHCYQYEVGRSTWVLETDPETFARAGLDKLGEAESAAFLEGVFAEELQGHKLVTNRSLWRNFPMIRCRNWVSENVVLIGDAKATAHFSIGSGTKLAMEDAIALHKAFGKAQLNVTEALALFERTRREEVEKTQHAADVSLVWFEQLRRFWDFDPLRFAFGLMTRSKAITYDNLALRAPGFVAAIDRLVAQELGPLARTRKDGAPVPPAFQPLKLREMQVENRMVLSPMCQYSAQDGLPNDWHLMHYGSRAIGGPGLIFTEMTCVAADARITPGCAGLYTDAQEAAWARIVGFVHANSAAKICLQLGHAGRKGATKLMWDGMDKPLEEGAWPIISASPLPYYPESQIPGEMSRSDMDRVKAEFVAAAQRGERAGFDMLELHCAHGYLLASFLSPLTNHRTDEYGGSVENRLRYPLEVFRALRETWPLEKPMSVRISATDWKAGGVTPQDMIAISTAFAEEGCDLVDVSTGQTVNDSRPIYGRMFQTPFSDQIRNEARVATMCVGNITSADQVNTIIASGRADLVALGRPHLADPSFVLRAAAWYGVDIAQPMQYQPGKDQLMRNTPREREDSEALKLKAKPSRHAVSA, encoded by the coding sequence ATGCGCATCGCGGTCGTTGGCGGCGGACCCGCCGGGCTCTATTTCGCGCTCCTGATGAAGCGCGACTGGCCGCAGCTCGAGGTCACGGTCTTCGAGCGCAACCAGCCCGACGACACTTTCGGCTTTGGCGTCGTCTTCTCCGACCAGACGCTCGACACCTTCAAGGCGGCCGATGCGACGAGCTATGCCGCGATCCGCGACAATTTCGCATACTGGGACGATGTCGAGATCCATTTCAAGGAGAGCGTGCACCGCGTCTCCGGCAACGGTTTCTGCGGCTGTTCGCGCCGTTCGCTGCTCATGCTGGTGCAGGCTCGCGCCCGCGAGCTCGGCGTCGAGCTTCGGTTTGGCGAGGAGGCCGCCGATATCGAGGCGCTGAAGCGCGATTACGATCTCGTCGTCGCCGCTGACGGCATCAACAGCCGGATCCGCGAGGGTTGGCGCGAGCGCTTCCAGCCCGAGACCGATCTGCGTCCCAACATCTTCACCTGGATGGGATCGACCCGCCCCTTCGACGCCTTCAATTTCTTCTTCAAGGAAACCGAATTCGGGCTCTTCATCGCTCATTGCTACCAATATGAGGTCGGCCGCTCGACCTGGGTGCTGGAGACCGACCCCGAGACCTTCGCCAGGGCCGGGCTCGATAAGCTGGGCGAAGCCGAATCGGCAGCCTTTCTCGAAGGCGTCTTCGCCGAGGAGCTGCAGGGCCATAAGCTGGTCACCAATCGCTCGCTCTGGCGGAATTTCCCGATGATCCGCTGCCGCAACTGGGTCTCGGAGAACGTCGTCCTGATCGGCGACGCCAAGGCGACGGCGCATTTCTCGATCGGCTCGGGCACCAAGCTCGCCATGGAAGACGCGATCGCGCTGCACAAGGCCTTCGGCAAGGCGCAATTGAACGTCACCGAAGCGCTCGCATTGTTCGAGCGCACGCGCCGCGAGGAGGTCGAGAAGACCCAGCACGCAGCCGATGTCTCGCTGGTCTGGTTCGAGCAGCTGCGCCGCTTCTGGGATTTCGACCCGCTGCGCTTCGCCTTCGGCCTGATGACGCGCTCCAAGGCGATCACCTATGACAATCTGGCCCTGCGTGCGCCGGGCTTCGTCGCGGCGATCGACAGGCTGGTCGCGCAGGAGCTTGGTCCGCTCGCCCGGACCCGCAAGGACGGCGCGCCTGTGCCGCCGGCCTTCCAGCCGCTCAAGCTGCGTGAGATGCAGGTCGAGAACCGTATGGTGCTCTCGCCGATGTGCCAGTATTCGGCGCAGGATGGCCTGCCCAATGACTGGCACCTGATGCATTACGGCTCGCGCGCCATTGGCGGCCCCGGGCTGATCTTCACCGAAATGACCTGCGTGGCGGCCGATGCGCGCATCACGCCGGGCTGCGCCGGGCTCTATACCGACGCGCAGGAAGCCGCCTGGGCCCGGATCGTCGGCTTCGTCCATGCCAATTCGGCGGCAAAAATCTGCCTCCAGCTCGGCCATGCCGGGCGCAAGGGCGCGACCAAATTGATGTGGGACGGCATGGACAAGCCGCTGGAGGAGGGCGCCTGGCCGATCATCTCGGCCTCGCCCTTGCCCTATTACCCGGAGAGCCAGATTCCGGGCGAGATGAGCCGTTCCGACATGGACCGGGTGAAGGCCGAGTTCGTCGCGGCAGCGCAGCGTGGCGAGCGCGCCGGATTCGACATGCTGGAGCTGCACTGCGCCCATGGCTATCTCTTGGCGAGCTTCCTCTCGCCGCTGACCAATCACCGGACGGATGAGTATGGCGGCTCGGTCGAGAACCGCCTGCGCTATCCGCTCGAGGTCTTCCGGGCCCTGCGCGAGACCTGGCCGCTGGAGAAGCCGATGTCGGTGCGCATCTCCGCGACCGACTGGAAGGCGGGCGGCGTGACCCCGCAGGACATGATCGCGATCTCCACGGCCTTCGCGGAGGAGGGCTGCGATCTCGTCGACGTCTCGACCGGGCAGACCGTCAATGACAGCCGCCCGATCTATGGCCGCATGTTCCAGACGCCGTTTTCCGATCAGATCCGCAACGAGGCTCGCGTCGCGACCATGTGCGTCGGCAACATCACCTCGGCCGACCAGGTCAACACCATCATCGCTTCAGGCCGCGCCGATCTCGTCGCGCTCGGCCGGCCGCATCTGGCTGATCCCTCTTTCGTGCTGCGCGCCGCCGCCTGGTATGGCGTCGATATCGCGCAGCCCATGCAATATCAGCCCGGCAAGGACCAGCTCATGCGCAACACCCCGCGCGAGCGCGAGGACAGCGAGGCGCTGAAGCTCAAGGCCAAACCGAGCCGCCACGCGGTCTCGGCTTGA
- a CDS encoding MarR family winged helix-turn-helix transcriptional regulator, translating to METPSPSLVLDRETKASERPGDHKDELRLWLRMLTCSTLIETEIRNRLREEFKTTLPRFDLMAQLEKSTTGMTVGEVSQRLMVSNGNVTAVVAGLLADGLVDKRAAAQDRRVQVLTLTAQGRKAFKAMAERHEGWIAELFAGLDHAETTQLFRLLGRTKTSLHAAIAQRANGDKA from the coding sequence ATGGAAACGCCCTCCCCCAGCCTCGTGCTCGACCGCGAGACCAAGGCCAGTGAACGCCCCGGCGATCACAAGGACGAGTTGCGGCTCTGGCTCAGAATGCTGACCTGCTCGACCCTGATCGAGACCGAGATCCGCAACCGCCTGCGTGAGGAGTTCAAGACGACGCTGCCGCGCTTCGACCTGATGGCGCAGCTCGAGAAATCGACCACCGGCATGACCGTCGGCGAGGTCTCGCAGCGATTGATGGTCTCGAACGGCAATGTCACCGCCGTCGTCGCCGGGCTCCTGGCCGACGGGCTCGTCGACAAGCGCGCCGCCGCGCAGGACCGGCGCGTGCAGGTGCTGACGCTGACAGCGCAGGGGCGCAAGGCCTTCAAGGCGATGGCCGAGCGGCATGAGGGCTGGATCGCGGAGCTTTTCGCGGGGCTCGACCATGCCGAGACCACACAACTGTTCCGGCTGCTCGGCCGCACCAAAACCTCCCTGCATGCGGCCATCGCGCAGCGCGCCAACGGAGACAAGGCATGA
- a CDS encoding acyl-CoA dehydrogenase family protein, giving the protein MAILGDTLDWPFFEDRHRRFAETLSAWADATLPGLPHDDVDAACRARVKALGEAGFLKAVVPAAFGGLSEALDVRTLCLAREILAARDGLADFAFAMQGLGTGSITLAGSQAMKQRILPGIRDGNRIAAFALSEKEAGSDVAAMATTATPDGNAHIRIDGEKTWISNGGIADHYVVFARSGEAPGARGLSAYLVEADTPGLSIAERIDVIAPHPLATLRFDACRIPVENRIGGPGDGFKVAMATLDIFRSTVGAAALGFARRALHETVSHANGRKLFGGTLGDLQLSQAAIADSAAEVDAAALLVYRAAWTKDRGAPRVTREAALAKLVATENAQRVIDRAVQIHGGLGVTKGVKVEELYREIRALRIYEGASEVQKVVIARDLLKIHAARAGSDQVTTQPD; this is encoded by the coding sequence ATGGCGATCCTGGGCGACACGCTCGACTGGCCCTTCTTCGAGGATCGCCATCGCCGCTTCGCCGAAACGCTTTCGGCCTGGGCCGACGCCACCCTGCCCGGCTTGCCGCATGACGATGTCGACGCCGCCTGCCGAGCCCGCGTCAAGGCGCTTGGCGAGGCGGGCTTCCTCAAGGCTGTCGTGCCGGCGGCTTTCGGCGGCCTGAGCGAGGCGCTCGACGTCCGCACGCTTTGCCTCGCCCGCGAGATCTTGGCGGCGCGCGACGGGCTCGCCGATTTCGCCTTCGCCATGCAGGGGCTCGGCACGGGGTCGATCACGCTCGCGGGCTCCCAGGCGATGAAGCAGCGCATCCTGCCCGGCATCCGCGACGGCAATCGCATCGCGGCCTTCGCATTATCGGAGAAGGAGGCCGGCTCCGACGTCGCCGCCATGGCGACGACCGCGACGCCGGACGGCAACGCGCATATCCGGATCGACGGCGAAAAGACCTGGATCTCGAATGGCGGCATCGCCGACCATTATGTCGTCTTCGCCCGCTCCGGCGAAGCGCCGGGCGCACGCGGCCTCTCGGCCTATCTGGTCGAGGCGGACACGCCGGGCCTGAGCATTGCCGAGCGCATCGACGTGATCGCGCCACACCCGCTCGCCACCTTGCGCTTCGATGCCTGCCGCATCCCGGTCGAAAACCGCATCGGCGGCCCCGGCGACGGCTTCAAGGTCGCGATGGCGACGCTCGACATCTTCCGCTCGACAGTCGGCGCGGCCGCACTCGGTTTCGCACGGCGGGCGCTGCACGAGACGGTCTCGCACGCCAATGGCCGCAAGCTGTTCGGCGGCACGCTCGGCGACCTGCAATTGTCGCAAGCCGCCATCGCCGACAGCGCGGCCGAGGTCGATGCGGCCGCACTGCTGGTCTATCGCGCCGCCTGGACCAAGGATCGCGGCGCGCCTCGCGTCACCCGCGAGGCGGCGCTCGCCAAACTCGTCGCAACAGAGAATGCCCAGCGCGTCATCGACCGTGCCGTCCAGATTCATGGCGGGCTCGGCGTGACCAAGGGCGTCAAGGTGGAGGAATTGTACCGGGAAATCAGGGCTTTGCGCATCTATGAGGGCGCTAGCGAGGTCCAGAAGGTCGTGATCGCACGCGACCTTCTCAAGATACATGCCGCTAGAGCCGGATCCGATCAGGTTACGACGCAACCTGATTAG
- a CDS encoding enoyl-CoA hydratase family protein, protein MSLANATTLPLAGFTPAHFELNVAGKVATVTLNRPEKKNPLTFASYRELTDFFLAAQKEEDVKAIVVTGTGGNFSSGGDVFEIIGPLVAMETKELLKFTRMTGELVKAMRACPQPVIAAIDGICAGAGAIMAMASDLRLGTAEAKIAFLFNRVGLAGCDMGACAMLPRIVGQGRAAELLYTGRALKGEEAERWGFLNRLVTKESLLAEAQALAAELADGPTFANAMTKRMLEMEWAMSVESAIEAEAVAQALCMQTEDFARAYHAFANKQKPVFEGN, encoded by the coding sequence ATGAGTCTCGCCAACGCCACGACCTTGCCGCTGGCAGGTTTCACACCGGCACATTTCGAGCTGAACGTCGCCGGCAAGGTCGCGACGGTGACGCTGAACCGGCCTGAGAAGAAGAATCCGCTGACCTTCGCAAGCTACCGCGAACTCACCGATTTCTTCCTGGCCGCGCAGAAGGAAGAGGATGTCAAGGCGATCGTCGTCACCGGCACAGGCGGCAACTTCTCCTCAGGCGGCGACGTCTTCGAGATCATCGGGCCGCTGGTCGCGATGGAGACCAAGGAGCTTTTGAAGTTCACCCGCATGACCGGGGAACTGGTCAAGGCGATGCGCGCCTGCCCGCAGCCGGTCATCGCCGCGATCGACGGCATCTGCGCCGGCGCGGGCGCGATCATGGCGATGGCGTCGGATCTGCGGCTGGGCACGGCCGAGGCCAAGATCGCCTTCCTGTTCAACCGTGTCGGCCTGGCCGGCTGCGACATGGGCGCCTGCGCGATGCTGCCGCGCATCGTCGGCCAGGGACGCGCCGCCGAATTGCTCTACACCGGCCGCGCGCTGAAGGGCGAGGAGGCCGAACGCTGGGGCTTCCTCAACCGGCTCGTGACCAAGGAGAGCCTGCTCGCTGAGGCCCAGGCCCTGGCAGCCGAGCTCGCCGACGGGCCGACCTTCGCCAACGCCATGACCAAGCGCATGCTCGAAATGGAATGGGCAATGTCGGTCGAGAGCGCGATCGAGGCAGAAGCCGTAGCGCAGGCCTTGTGCATGCAGACAGAAGATTTCGCCCGCGCCTACCACGCCTTCGCCAACAAGCAGAAGCCTGTCTTCGAGGGGAATTGA
- a CDS encoding ring-cleaving dioxygenase yields MKLTGIHHVTAISADAPGNRRFYAETLGMRLVKKTVNQDDTSAYHLFYADGAGSPGSDLTFFDWPASPARRGTHSINRTSLRVANEASLEWWRERLTKAGVEVSAIRAINGRPAVDFEDPEGQRLTLLADGGEIPFVVWEKSPVPAEHQIRGLGPVTISVPKLERTEVVLTQLLGLERIASYRDAAHASGEIHVFKIGEGGPAAELHVSVEPDAPQAREGAGGVHHLALRTPTFADYDAWADRLKAAGYPNSGKVDRFYFRSLYLREPNGILIEIATDEPGFSADEPAKTMGETLALPPFLEPKRAQIEAGLKPL; encoded by the coding sequence ATGAAGCTCACCGGCATTCACCACGTTACCGCCATCTCGGCCGATGCGCCGGGCAATCGCCGCTTCTATGCCGAGACGCTGGGCATGCGGTTGGTCAAGAAGACGGTGAACCAGGACGACACCTCGGCCTATCACCTGTTCTATGCCGATGGCGCGGGCTCGCCCGGATCGGACCTGACCTTTTTCGACTGGCCTGCCTCACCGGCCCGGCGCGGCACGCATTCGATCAATCGCACTTCCCTGCGTGTCGCCAATGAGGCGTCGCTGGAATGGTGGCGCGAGCGTCTGACCAAGGCCGGAGTCGAGGTTTCAGCGATTCGCGCGATCAATGGCCGCCCAGCCGTCGATTTCGAGGATCCGGAAGGCCAGCGCCTGACATTGCTCGCAGATGGCGGCGAGATCCCCTTCGTCGTCTGGGAGAAGAGCCCGGTTCCTGCCGAGCATCAGATTCGCGGGCTCGGGCCCGTTACCATCTCGGTGCCGAAGCTCGAGCGCACCGAGGTCGTGCTGACCCAGCTTCTCGGACTGGAACGCATCGCATCCTATCGCGATGCTGCCCACGCCAGCGGCGAGATCCATGTCTTCAAGATCGGGGAGGGTGGTCCGGCTGCCGAGCTGCATGTCTCTGTTGAACCCGATGCGCCGCAGGCGCGCGAAGGGGCAGGCGGCGTGCATCACCTCGCGCTGCGCACACCGACCTTTGCCGATTACGACGCCTGGGCGGACCGGCTCAAGGCGGCCGGCTATCCCAATAGCGGCAAGGTCGACCGCTTCTATTTCCGCTCGCTTTATTTGCGCGAGCCGAACGGCATCCTGATCGAGATCGCCACTGACGAGCCCGGCTTCTCAGCCGACGAGCCGGCCAAGACAATGGGCGAGACGCTCGCCCTGCCGCCCTTCCTGGAGCCGAAGCGGGCGCAGATCGAGGCCGGGCTGAAGCCGCTCTGA